One part of the Cyclobacteriaceae bacterium genome encodes these proteins:
- a CDS encoding chloride channel protein → MNSWLGKHALVLNWLQQRLSERQFLILSSVLVGLTAGLAAVLLKTLVHFIYKVVSSDYSLPFQFSIYIFLPFIGLLLSVFYVQRFHKDTFDKGTVFVLYSITRKSSLLAPFHMIAHIITSAVTIGFGGSSGLEAPIATTGSAIGSNYARTYHLNYRQRTLLLSCGAAAGVAAAFNAPIAGVLFAIEVLLLDISATAFIPLIIAAAMGALCSNIILQDGILLSFKTQVPFNFHNVPYYLLMAVFAGLISTYYSRTFLKIDSWFSKRKSPYTKALLGGIILAVLILMFPPLFGEGYSSVIALSEKNTAALLNTSLLKDFITNEWIILFFIGSIMLIKAVAVSATISSGGNGGNFAPSLMTGAFLGFFFARAVNLSGLGKLPESNFTLVAMAGVMSGILHAPLTAIFLIAEVTGGYGLMIPLMIVSSISYTVAKFIQSESIESRKLAERGAEIIHDRDKKILSDLSLSNLIETNFQTIQEAARLRDLIKVIEKTTRSIIPVITADGKLAGVVELNSIREIMFNTELYDQVLVKELMRKSPAVIEPFESMDEVMKKFDSTGSWNLPVTENGKYLGFISKSNIFNKYRSLLIEKSMH, encoded by the coding sequence ATGAATTCATGGTTAGGCAAACATGCACTTGTTTTAAACTGGCTTCAGCAGCGACTTAGCGAACGACAATTTTTAATTCTTTCCAGCGTGCTGGTGGGTTTAACGGCAGGTCTTGCTGCGGTACTTTTAAAGACACTTGTTCACTTTATCTACAAAGTAGTTTCCAGCGACTACAGTCTGCCTTTTCAATTTTCGATTTACATCTTCCTTCCGTTTATTGGTTTACTACTCTCGGTATTCTATGTGCAACGATTTCACAAAGACACCTTTGATAAGGGGACTGTATTTGTACTTTACTCGATAACCCGCAAGTCAAGCTTACTGGCTCCCTTCCACATGATTGCCCATATCATTACCAGTGCCGTTACTATTGGTTTTGGAGGATCCTCTGGCCTGGAAGCACCTATTGCTACAACAGGTTCGGCCATTGGCTCGAACTATGCACGCACTTATCACCTGAATTACCGGCAACGAACACTGTTGCTTTCCTGCGGTGCTGCAGCGGGAGTTGCAGCAGCTTTTAACGCGCCTATAGCGGGCGTACTATTTGCCATTGAAGTACTGTTGCTTGACATCAGCGCCACCGCTTTTATTCCATTGATTATTGCGGCCGCGATGGGCGCCTTATGCTCCAACATCATTCTTCAGGATGGCATTCTGCTATCCTTCAAAACGCAAGTGCCTTTTAATTTCCATAATGTTCCTTACTATTTATTGATGGCTGTTTTTGCCGGATTGATATCAACCTATTATTCAAGAACTTTTTTAAAGATTGACTCGTGGTTTAGTAAAAGGAAAAGTCCTTATACGAAGGCATTACTGGGAGGTATCATACTTGCAGTATTGATTCTGATGTTCCCTCCTCTTTTTGGTGAGGGCTATTCGAGTGTTATTGCACTGTCCGAAAAAAATACAGCCGCATTATTAAATACCAGTCTGCTTAAAGATTTCATCACCAATGAATGGATAATTCTGTTTTTTATAGGTTCGATTATGCTTATTAAGGCTGTAGCCGTAAGTGCCACTATAAGCAGCGGAGGAAATGGAGGTAACTTTGCCCCATCCTTAATGACCGGAGCTTTTCTGGGGTTTTTCTTCGCACGGGCTGTCAATCTTTCAGGGCTAGGCAAATTACCGGAAAGCAATTTTACCCTGGTAGCCATGGCTGGTGTAATGAGTGGAATACTGCATGCCCCACTCACCGCCATATTTCTTATTGCCGAGGTAACTGGAGGTTATGGACTAATGATCCCCCTCATGATTGTTTCCTCCATCAGTTATACCGTGGCTAAATTTATTCAGTCTGAATCCATTGAAAGCAGAAAACTTGCTGAACGAGGTGCTGAAATCATTCACGACCGGGACAAAAAAATTCTTTCTGATTTATCACTATCTAATTTAATCGAAACCAATTTTCAAACGATTCAGGAAGCCGCCCGGCTTCGCGACCTGATTAAGGTGATTGAGAAAACAACACGAAGCATAATACCTGTTATCACAGCGGATGGTAAACTTGCGGGTGTGGTGGAACTCAACTCCATTCGCGAAATTATGTTCAATACAGAATTGTATGACCAGGTATTGGTTAAGGAGTTGATGCGTAAATCGCCTGCAGTAATTGAACCTTTTGAATCGATGGATGAGGTGATGAAAAAATTTGATTCGACCGGGTCGTGGAATTTACCAGTTACCGAGAATGGGAAATACTTAGGGTTTATTTCAAAATCGAATATTTTCAATAAGTACCGCAGCTTGCTTATTGAAAAATCGATGCACTAA
- a CDS encoding AMP-binding protein has product MIESPWIKNYPAGIPSEIHMHDYDSLTDLFEKSCKKFSDRVAFENMGKAMTYAEVDRLSLHFAAYLQSLGLQKGDRIAIQMPNVLQFPIAFFGALRAGLIVVNTNPLYTPREMEHQFKDSGAKAIVIVANFAHSLEKIIANTPIKHIIVTQLGDMLGGLKGWLVNFVVRKIKKMVPAYSLPTAVSFTEALDRGASVSFTKPSITFDDTAVLQYTGGTTGVAKGAQLSHGNIVAHNSMVTFWFQPFLKQSPGVQEVIITAIPMYHIFALTVNGVLMFSVGAKSILITNPRDIPGFVKELKKHKFSIITGVNTLFNGLLNNPDFAKLDFSFLKGAVGGGMAVQDVVAKKWEQVTGKPLVEGYGLSETSPVLCCNPLDGTHQMGTIGLPMPSTEVAIFDDDGNLVPQGEIGEICARGPQVMSGYWQKDNTGVFFPGGWFRTGDIGFMNEKGFFKIVDRKKDMIKVSGFNVYPNEIENVLAAHPKILEVAAIGVEDEKSGEAIKVFIVKRDPSLTEDEVKAYARENLTNYKVPRHYEFRNELPKTNVGKILRRALKEETSAAA; this is encoded by the coding sequence ATGATAGAATCGCCCTGGATTAAAAATTACCCCGCAGGAATTCCAAGTGAAATCCATATGCACGACTATGATTCACTCACGGATTTGTTTGAAAAATCTTGCAAGAAGTTCAGTGACCGTGTTGCCTTTGAAAACATGGGTAAAGCCATGACCTATGCTGAGGTGGACAGGCTTTCCTTACACTTTGCCGCGTACCTTCAAAGTCTTGGTTTACAAAAGGGCGATCGCATAGCCATTCAAATGCCAAATGTCTTGCAATTTCCGATAGCCTTTTTTGGTGCATTGCGGGCCGGGCTCATCGTTGTGAATACCAACCCCTTGTACACACCGCGCGAAATGGAGCACCAGTTTAAAGACTCGGGTGCAAAGGCAATTGTAATCGTGGCCAATTTTGCGCACAGCCTCGAAAAGATTATCGCTAACACACCTATTAAACATATTATTGTTACGCAGTTGGGAGATATGCTGGGTGGTTTGAAAGGGTGGCTGGTAAACTTTGTTGTGCGGAAAATAAAAAAAATGGTGCCGGCTTACAGCTTGCCAACGGCCGTTTCCTTTACTGAAGCACTTGACAGAGGAGCTTCCGTATCCTTTACAAAACCATCCATCACATTTGATGATACAGCCGTTTTACAATACACCGGTGGAACAACAGGGGTTGCAAAGGGTGCTCAGCTCTCGCATGGCAATATTGTTGCGCATAACTCCATGGTAACCTTTTGGTTCCAGCCGTTCCTAAAACAATCACCGGGTGTTCAAGAGGTAATTATTACGGCTATTCCCATGTACCATATTTTTGCACTTACCGTAAATGGTGTGCTTATGTTTAGCGTAGGGGCAAAGAGCATTCTGATAACAAACCCGCGGGATATACCCGGTTTTGTGAAGGAGTTGAAGAAACATAAGTTCTCTATTATCACGGGGGTTAATACGTTATTCAACGGGCTGCTCAATAACCCTGATTTTGCAAAACTTGACTTTTCCTTTCTGAAAGGAGCCGTAGGCGGTGGCATGGCCGTGCAAGATGTTGTGGCAAAAAAATGGGAACAGGTTACCGGCAAGCCCCTGGTTGAAGGGTATGGGCTAAGTGAAACATCACCTGTACTGTGTTGCAATCCACTGGATGGCACTCACCAAATGGGAACCATTGGCTTGCCCATGCCCAGTACGGAGGTTGCTATTTTTGATGATGACGGAAACCTTGTTCCACAGGGCGAAATCGGTGAGATATGCGCCCGTGGTCCCCAGGTAATGTCTGGCTATTGGCAAAAGGATAATACAGGTGTATTTTTCCCGGGAGGATGGTTCCGCACGGGCGACATTGGGTTTATGAACGAAAAGGGCTTTTTCAAAATTGTCGACCGGAAAAAGGACATGATCAAGGTTTCGGGGTTCAATGTTTACCCCAACGAAATTGAAAACGTGTTGGCAGCCCATCCGAAGATACTTGAAGTCGCGGCCATTGGTGTGGAGGATGAAAAATCGGGCGAGGCCATAAAAGTATTTATTGTTAAGCGCGATCCATCCTTAACAGAGGACGAAGTAAAAGCTTATGCACGGGAAAACCTTACTAACTATAAGGTGCCGCGCCATTATGAGTTCCGAAACGAACTTCCTAAAACCAACGTAGGCAAAATATTAAGGCGCGCACTGAAAGAGGAAACATCAGCGGCTGCCTGA
- a CDS encoding sodium-dependent transporter, giving the protein MDLRGGFTSRIGFILAAAGSAVGLGNIWKFPYETGQNGGAAFLLIYLALTFLLCYPVMIGEIAIGRGAGLDAFGSYSKLGGKKWGYLGLYGIICGIMILSFYNVVAGWAFGYFLEISFSDLLEEQNYGAFFGRYVVDFWDNLIFSLCFMFITAFIVIKGVQKGIERASKIMMPTLFIILIALIIYSLTLPNAMAGVRFYLLPDFSEITIETLYSAMGQAFFSLSLGMGALITYGSYVDKNQNILKSAATITLLDIAVAFLAGLLIFPLVFSQGQSPEQGPALVFVVLPGIFQAMGPVLGKIIGGGFFLLLCFAALTSTISLLEVPVAYFVDEKKIPRKISVWTLATLVFLLGLPSMLSQGAVKMFSSLPFYNGKSTLDFVSEVFSDISLPLGGCLMTYFIATRWGTKNMSEELAHGNPTYIGSFYERYINFTIRYICPVLLGIFSLMIIIDKFIGFDKLGLK; this is encoded by the coding sequence ATGGATTTACGCGGAGGTTTTACCAGCAGGATAGGATTTATACTGGCAGCGGCAGGTTCGGCCGTAGGCCTAGGCAACATCTGGAAATTCCCTTACGAAACCGGTCAGAACGGTGGTGCAGCTTTTTTGCTGATCTACCTAGCCTTAACCTTCTTATTATGCTACCCGGTTATGATTGGCGAGATCGCCATTGGCAGGGGGGCCGGGCTTGATGCCTTCGGTTCGTATTCTAAACTAGGAGGCAAAAAATGGGGTTACCTCGGTTTGTACGGTATCATCTGTGGAATTATGATCCTATCCTTCTATAATGTTGTAGCCGGGTGGGCATTCGGTTATTTCCTTGAAATTTCATTTAGCGATTTGCTGGAGGAACAAAATTACGGGGCGTTTTTCGGGCGTTATGTGGTTGATTTCTGGGACAACCTGATTTTTTCCCTGTGCTTCATGTTTATCACTGCATTTATTGTTATTAAAGGAGTTCAAAAAGGCATTGAGCGGGCTTCCAAAATCATGATGCCCACGTTGTTTATCATTCTTATAGCACTCATTATATATAGCCTCACCCTGCCCAATGCTATGGCAGGAGTTCGGTTTTACCTGCTGCCCGATTTCAGTGAAATAACCATCGAGACCTTATACTCGGCCATGGGCCAGGCGTTCTTTTCATTATCGCTCGGTATGGGCGCCCTGATTACCTATGGTTCGTATGTTGACAAAAACCAAAACATACTAAAATCGGCCGCCACCATTACATTACTGGATATTGCCGTGGCCTTCCTGGCGGGCTTGCTCATCTTCCCGTTGGTTTTTTCGCAAGGGCAATCGCCTGAACAGGGCCCTGCTTTGGTGTTTGTGGTGTTACCCGGAATTTTTCAGGCCATGGGGCCTGTGTTGGGCAAAATTATTGGCGGGGGTTTTTTCCTATTGCTTTGTTTTGCCGCGCTTACATCAACCATTTCTTTGCTTGAAGTACCGGTGGCCTATTTTGTAGATGAAAAGAAAATACCGCGAAAAATCAGCGTATGGACGTTGGCTACCCTGGTTTTTTTACTGGGTTTACCCAGCATGCTTTCACAAGGTGCGGTGAAAATGTTTTCGTCATTACCTTTTTATAACGGCAAATCAACCCTGGATTTTGTGAGCGAGGTGTTTTCCGATATCAGCTTGCCGCTGGGCGGATGTTTGATGACTTACTTTATTGCCACCCGGTGGGGCACAAAAAATATGAGCGAGGAATTAGCGCATGGCAATCCTACCTACATAGGTTCATTTTATGAACGCTACATTAATTTTACCATTCGCTACATATGCCCGGTATTGCTCGGTATATTTTCTCTCATGATCATTATTGACAAGTTTATTGGTTTTGACAAACTGGGATTGAAGTAG
- a CDS encoding TerB family tellurite resistance protein encodes MKGFFEHQYLSYKKNHLKNLLALANADGNIHKKELELLFKIGKKYGLKDWQIQNLVDSKETFELNIPDNFHDRMNLLYDLMLMVYADGKVEKREIEFCEDVAKRFKMQKAIVTWLLDKFDRGLPPPPDLWEEMKEYAREKYTKA; translated from the coding sequence ATGAAAGGTTTTTTCGAGCACCAGTATCTATCCTACAAAAAGAACCACTTAAAAAACCTGTTAGCCCTGGCCAATGCCGATGGGAACATCCATAAAAAGGAGCTTGAACTCCTTTTTAAAATCGGGAAAAAGTACGGATTGAAAGATTGGCAAATTCAAAACCTTGTCGATTCCAAAGAAACGTTTGAGCTGAACATTCCGGATAATTTCCACGACCGGATGAACCTGCTTTATGATTTAATGCTTATGGTATATGCCGATGGCAAAGTGGAGAAGCGTGAAATTGAGTTTTGCGAAGATGTAGCCAAGCGATTTAAGATGCAAAAAGCAATTGTTACATGGCTGTTGGATAAATTCGACCGGGGCTTGCCGCCACCACCTGATTTGTGGGAAGAAATGAAAGAATATGCGCGTGAAAAGTACACGAAAGCTTAG
- a CDS encoding PD40 domain-containing protein encodes MIYRILLILSAACFAFSCTSKRETVGETHQPDNLKYEQETHLKNLRQLTFGGDNAEAYWSFDNSMLVFQSNYKTWGVGCDQVFFTKVGHDDLKHNKPVMLSTGKGRTTCSYFLPGDTTIVYASTHLGGDACPPDPERVPGGKYLWPIFPSFDIFVADLKGNIVKQLTRETGYDAEATVSPKGDKIVFTSTRNGDLDLYTMNIDGSDVKQITFELGYDGGAFFSPDGSKIVFRSSRPKTDEEIKEYKDYLSRGLVAPTNMEIFVCNVDGSELRQITNLGKANWAPFYHPSGKKIIFSSNHHGQRGFQFNLFMINEDGTGLERISHDEVFDSFPMFSYDGKYLVFSSNRNNGGTRDTNLFIAEWVD; translated from the coding sequence ATGATCTATCGAATACTTCTTATCCTAAGCGCAGCTTGTTTTGCCTTTTCGTGTACTTCAAAAAGAGAGACTGTAGGAGAAACACACCAACCGGATAATTTAAAATATGAACAGGAAACCCACCTTAAAAACCTTCGCCAGTTAACCTTTGGGGGCGACAATGCCGAGGCATATTGGAGTTTTGACAATTCCATGCTGGTATTCCAATCTAACTATAAAACCTGGGGCGTTGGGTGCGACCAGGTTTTTTTTACTAAAGTTGGTCACGATGATTTGAAGCATAACAAACCCGTTATGCTTAGTACAGGAAAGGGCCGCACAACCTGCTCTTATTTTTTACCGGGCGATACCACTATTGTTTATGCTTCCACCCATTTGGGAGGTGATGCCTGCCCACCAGATCCTGAACGTGTTCCGGGCGGCAAGTACCTGTGGCCGATTTTTCCTTCGTTCGATATTTTTGTGGCCGATCTGAAAGGCAATATTGTAAAGCAACTGACGCGCGAAACCGGGTATGATGCCGAAGCAACGGTTTCCCCAAAAGGTGACAAAATTGTTTTCACCTCAACCCGCAATGGAGATTTGGATTTGTACACCATGAACATTGATGGATCAGATGTGAAGCAAATAACGTTCGAGTTGGGTTACGATGGTGGCGCCTTCTTTTCGCCTGATGGAAGTAAAATTGTTTTTCGTTCGTCACGTCCAAAAACTGATGAAGAGATAAAAGAGTATAAAGATTACCTTTCCAGGGGACTTGTGGCACCGACCAACATGGAAATTTTTGTCTGCAATGTTGATGGTTCTGAACTTAGGCAAATAACAAACCTGGGCAAGGCAAACTGGGCGCCATTCTATCATCCATCGGGCAAAAAAATTATTTTCTCATCGAACCATCATGGCCAGCGTGGTTTCCAGTTTAACCTGTTCATGATCAATGAAGACGGAACCGGGCTTGAGCGAATCTCGCACGATGAAGTATTTGACTCATTCCCCATGTTTTCGTACGATGGCAAATACCTTGTGTTTTCCTCAAACCGCAATAATGGTGGTACCCGCGATACCAATCTGTTTATTGCTGAATGGGTAGACTAA
- the sufB gene encoding Fe-S cluster assembly protein SufB, which yields MSKDNQVLEELTSKEYEHGWTSNIEMESAPKGLNEDIVRFISAKKNEPEWLLEWRLKAYRHWLTMKEPTWPNVSYPKINYQDVIYYAAPKQKPKVNSLDEVDPELLKTFEKLGISLTEQKRLTGIAVDAVLDSVSVATTFKEKLGELGIIFCSFSEAVKEHPELIKKYLGSVVPMNDNYFAALNSAVFSDGSFCYIPKGVRCPMELSTYFRINAANTGQFERTLIVADEGSYVSYLEGCTAPQRDENQLHAAVVEIYAMKDAQVKYSTVQNWYPGDKEGKGGIYNFVTKRALCFGDHSKVSWTQVETGSSITWKYPSCVLKGDYSSGEFYSVAVTNNYQQADTGTKMIHIGKHTKSRIVSKGISAGHSQNSYRGQVHIMKRAEGARNFSQCDSLLMGDKCGAHTFPYIDVENKSAKVEHEATTSKIGEDQIFYCLQRGIDEESAVALIVNGYAKEVLNQLPMEFAVEAQKLLALTLEGSVG from the coding sequence ATGAGCAAAGACAATCAGGTTCTTGAAGAACTAACCTCTAAGGAATACGAGCATGGATGGACTTCCAACATCGAAATGGAGTCTGCGCCCAAAGGCTTAAATGAGGATATTGTCCGTTTTATTTCTGCTAAGAAAAATGAGCCCGAATGGCTTCTGGAATGGCGACTTAAGGCCTACCGTCACTGGCTAACCATGAAGGAGCCCACATGGCCAAACGTAAGCTATCCCAAAATCAACTATCAGGATGTAATTTATTATGCTGCTCCCAAGCAAAAGCCTAAAGTTAACAGCCTGGATGAGGTGGACCCTGAATTACTAAAGACCTTCGAAAAGCTTGGCATATCCTTAACCGAACAAAAAAGACTAACAGGCATTGCCGTTGATGCTGTGTTGGATAGTGTATCTGTGGCAACAACGTTTAAAGAAAAGCTGGGAGAACTCGGAATAATTTTCTGCTCATTCAGCGAAGCTGTAAAAGAACATCCTGAATTGATCAAAAAATATCTGGGCTCAGTAGTGCCCATGAACGACAATTACTTTGCAGCCTTGAACTCAGCTGTATTCAGCGATGGTTCATTCTGCTATATTCCAAAAGGCGTTCGATGCCCAATGGAACTCTCCACCTACTTCCGTATCAACGCAGCTAACACAGGTCAGTTTGAAAGAACATTAATCGTTGCCGATGAAGGTTCGTATGTCAGCTATCTCGAAGGTTGTACTGCCCCCCAGCGCGATGAAAATCAATTGCACGCTGCAGTGGTAGAAATTTACGCCATGAAGGATGCGCAGGTAAAATACTCCACGGTTCAAAACTGGTACCCGGGCGACAAAGAAGGCAAAGGCGGCATTTACAATTTTGTAACCAAGCGCGCACTTTGCTTTGGCGATCATTCAAAGGTATCATGGACTCAAGTGGAAACAGGATCATCCATTACCTGGAAGTATCCTTCCTGTGTTTTAAAAGGAGATTATTCTTCAGGCGAATTTTATTCAGTTGCTGTAACCAATAATTATCAGCAAGCCGACACCGGAACCAAAATGATTCACATCGGTAAGCACACCAAATCAAGAATCGTATCGAAAGGAATTTCCGCAGGACACTCACAAAACAGTTACCGCGGACAGGTGCATATTATGAAGCGCGCTGAAGGTGCCCGGAATTTTTCGCAATGCGATTCCTTGTTGATGGGTGATAAATGTGGCGCCCATACCTTTCCTTATATCGATGTAGAAAATAAATCCGCCAAGGTTGAGCATGAAGCAACCACTTCAAAAATTGGTGAGGATCAGATATTTTATTGTTTGCAACGCGGTATTGATGAAGAATCGGCCGTGGCCCTGATTGTAAATGGTTATGCAAAAGAAGTACTCAATCAACTGCCTATGGAGTTTGCGGTAGAAGCGCAGAAGCTTTTAGCGTTGACGTTGGAAGGGAGTGTTGGGTAA
- a CDS encoding Lrp/AsnC ligand binding domain-containing protein, translating into MAENYQVDNTDLKILEILMQDAKRPYTEVAKKVFVSGGTVHVRMNKLEEAGIVEKTTLKVNYAKLGYDITAFLGIFLEKSALYDRVLAKLKSIPEITNIHYTTGNYSMFCKIHCRDTNHLKEVLHDKIQQVDGIERTETMISLEESLDRNLDLA; encoded by the coding sequence ATGGCCGAGAATTATCAAGTTGACAATACCGACCTCAAGATCCTGGAAATACTCATGCAGGATGCCAAACGACCTTATACCGAGGTAGCCAAAAAGGTATTTGTATCGGGCGGAACGGTGCATGTTCGAATGAATAAGCTGGAAGAGGCTGGCATAGTAGAAAAGACAACACTCAAGGTAAACTATGCAAAACTCGGCTACGACATTACAGCATTTTTGGGTATCTTCCTGGAAAAGAGTGCGTTATATGACCGCGTTCTGGCCAAACTTAAATCCATTCCGGAGATTACAAACATTCATTACACAACCGGCAACTACAGCATGTTCTGTAAAATCCACTGCCGTGATACAAACCATTTGAAAGAGGTCCTCCACGACAAAATTCAGCAGGTTGATGGGATTGAGCGAACCGAGACCATGATAAGCCTGGAGGAAAGCCTGGACCGTAACTTGGACCTTGCCTGA